The sequence CCCATTTGCTTAATGCGGGTGCTGACTTGCGCGCTGTCCAAGAGTTGCTAGGCCACCAATCGCTAAAGACGACACAAGTTTATACACATGTAAGCAAGGAGCGGCTCTATGCCGTTTATAAAGGCGCCCATCCGCGAGCCTAAGTCTATAAAAAGGAGCGTTTGACAATGGAGGGTTTCCACGCAACAACGATTTTTGCGATTGCCCATAATGGCGGGTTTGCTATGGCTGGCGACGGCCAAGTGACGTTTGGCAATGCTGTGGTGATGAAACATACCGCACGCAAAGTCCGCAGGCTATACCATAATAACGTTCTTGCTGGCTTTGCTGGTTCAGTTGCTGATGCTTTTACATTGTTCGAAAAGTTTGAAGCAAAACTGGAAGAATACAATGGCAATTTGCAGCGCGCCTCTGTCGAGCTAGCAAAGGAGTGGCGCAGCGACCGGGTGTTACGAAAACTTGAGGCGATGCTGATTGTGATGGATAAACAGGCTTTGCTTCTTATTTCAGGAACAGGAGAAGTGATCCAGCCTGACGACGGGATTCTCGCTATTGGCTCTGGAGGAAATTACGCACTGAGTGCAGGCCGTGCGCTAAAGCGCCATGCCCCTGGGATGAGCGCACGTGAAATCGCCGTAGCTGCCCTTGAAACGGCTGGCGAAATTTGTGTGTATACAAATGACCAAATTGT is a genomic window of Shouchella clausii containing:
- the hslV gene encoding ATP-dependent protease subunit HslV, with protein sequence MEGFHATTIFAIAHNGGFAMAGDGQVTFGNAVVMKHTARKVRRLYHNNVLAGFAGSVADAFTLFEKFEAKLEEYNGNLQRASVELAKEWRSDRVLRKLEAMLIVMDKQALLLISGTGEVIQPDDGILAIGSGGNYALSAGRALKRHAPGMSAREIAVAALETAGEICVYTNDQIVVEELTE